The following are encoded together in the Salvelinus fontinalis isolate EN_2023a chromosome 38, ASM2944872v1, whole genome shotgun sequence genome:
- the LOC129837078 gene encoding zinc finger protein 429-like isoform X2, which yields MEDVSAVTIKYEGGDEQESEDVSEHLTKKTENSAHKSAKDDSTDMKLASMRCQDCGQQFTRWEAFKTHLRKHVMEEAMAEEEERRQGIKRSLEMNGSNGNVESAAPEKKKKNNDDGDYEENSDVDVEGDEEDDEEFFDSSWQVRPSEIVTVRPRVAMLSEEEKPVFSGSHKVYACSICGKVYSYLESFRNHQKMHEKEEKKQPTENKCPDCGKVFARPSLLLTHLKVHRPPVPMEPSTLKCDQCVKNFNSLQTYLIHMDLHKQKPFWCLACAKGFRDELSLDKHLQGHNLRRHKCDLCEKSFRVPAELRYHYNTHTGAKPYKCTLCKKNFSQLGNLITHRKKHVGVYVGASKTPLGPRNHLFAGRRRVTEMKRLVFTGMGSTEEAEVIDMLQEHQEEQEEEEEEDIEVGEEESGSEESGSESSSEDSGAEESSKSDSSDSSGSDSSDDSDSSGSGVEEQEGKEETALEAHVAEQQKRHKEWECFECGEGFDQESALHLHYMKHASGELPVQ from the coding sequence tgAAACTAGCCAGTATGAGGTGTCAGGACTGTGGACAGCAGTTCACTCGCTGGGAGGCCTTCAAGACTCACCTGCGCAAGCATGTCATGGAGGAGGCGAtggcagaggaggaggaacgaAGACAGGGCATTAAGAGATCTCTGGAGATGAACGGGAGCAATGGCAATGTGGAGTCGGCAGCACCTGAGAAAAAGAAGAAAAATAATGACGACGGTGATTACGAAGAGAACAGTGATGTAGACGTGGAAGGTGATGAAGAAGACGATGAAGAGTTCTTCGACAGTTCCTGGCAGGTCAGACCATCAGAGATCGTCACAGTTCGTCCGCGCGTCGCCAtgctgtctgaggaggagaagccAGTCTTCAGCGGCTCCCACAAGGTCTACGCATGCTCCATCTGTGGGAAGGTCTACTCCTACCTCGAGTCGTTTAGAAATCACCAGAAGATGCatgaaaaagaagaaaaaaaacaacccACAGAGAACAAGTGCCCGGACTGTGGGAAGGTCTTTGCTCGCCCATCCCTTCTGTTGACTCACTTGAAAGTGCACAGGCCTCCCGTGCCGATGGAACCCTCCACTCTGAAGTGCGATCAGTGTGTAAAAAACTTCAATTCCCTGCAGACGTATTTGATCCACATGGACCTGCACAAGCAGAAGCCCTTCTGGTGCCTGGCCTGTGCTAAGGGCTTTAGGGATGAGCTCTCTCTGGACAAACACCTGCAGGGCCACAACCTGAGGCGCCACAAGTGTGACCTCTGTGAAAAGTCTTTCCGCGTGCCCGCTGAGCTCCGCTACCACTACAATACTCACACCGGCGCCAAGCCCTACAAATGCACGCTCTGCAAGAAGAACTTCTCCCAGCTGGGCAACCTCATCACGCATCGGAAGAAGCACGTAGGGGTCTACGTTGGGGCCAGCAAGACCCCACTGGGACCCAGGAACCACCTGTTTGCTGGGAGGAGAAGGGTGACAGAGATGAAGAGGCTGGTGTTCACAGGGATGGGTAGCACAGAGGAGGCGGAGGTGATAGATATGCTTCAAGAACAtcaagaggagcaggaggaggaagaagaggaagatatTGAGGTGGGTGAGGAGGAATCTGGATCAGAAGAGTCGGGGTCTGAGTCTAGTTCTGAAGATTCTGGCGCTGAGGAATCGTCTAAATCAGATTCATCGGACTCTTCTGGATCTGATTCCTCTGACGACTCTGATTCCTCTGGATCGGGAGTGGAGGAGCAAGAGGGGAAAGAAGAGACTGCATTGGAAGCACATGTGGCAGAGCAACAGAAAAGACATAAGGAATGGGAGTGTTTTGAATGTGGTGAAGGGTTTGATCAAGAGTCAGCGTTGCACCTGCACTATATGAAACACGCCAGTGGGGAGCTGCCAGTACAAtga